The following coding sequences lie in one Phycicoccus duodecadis genomic window:
- a CDS encoding nitroreductase family protein, which translates to MELREAVRRRRMVRRFDPARPVPEEVVRDLLGLAVRAPSAGFSQGWDFVVLLDPADRARFWGAASGGGPGDAWLRGVSAAPALVLCLSDPDAYLDRYAEPDKGWVDRSPDRWPVPYWDTDTAMAAMVLLLGAEDAGLGALFFGVPAPRHDAVREALGIPAGRRLVGVVALGHEAVRTSGSARTRARRPLADVVHLGRFGVSVRP; encoded by the coding sequence GTGGAGCTACGTGAGGCGGTGCGGCGGCGGCGGATGGTGCGCCGGTTCGACCCCGCGCGCCCGGTACCCGAAGAGGTCGTGCGCGACCTGCTCGGCCTGGCCGTGCGGGCCCCGAGCGCGGGGTTCAGCCAGGGGTGGGACTTCGTCGTCCTGCTCGACCCCGCCGACCGCGCGCGGTTCTGGGGCGCGGCCTCGGGCGGGGGCCCCGGCGACGCGTGGCTGCGCGGGGTCTCGGCCGCCCCCGCGCTCGTGCTCTGCCTCTCGGACCCCGACGCGTACCTCGACCGCTACGCGGAGCCCGACAAGGGCTGGGTCGACCGCTCCCCCGACCGCTGGCCGGTGCCGTACTGGGACACCGACACCGCGATGGCCGCGATGGTGCTGCTCCTCGGCGCCGAGGACGCCGGGCTCGGTGCGCTGTTCTTCGGGGTCCCGGCGCCCCGGCACGACGCCGTACGGGAGGCGCTCGGCATCCCGGCCGGCCGACGGCTGGTCGGCGTGGTGGCGCTCGGGCACGAGGCGGTGCGCACCTCCGGCTCGGCCCGGACCCGCGCCCGGCGGCCGCTGGCCGACGTCGTGCACCTCGGGCGCTTCGGGGTGTCGGTGCGGCCCTGA
- a CDS encoding ABC transporter substrate-binding protein, with amino-acid sequence MALNHKRKVMAAAGIAALSLTTAACGSSSNNDPGAQASADTTDYSKWCDMKSELNGKTVSIYTSIVTPEDASHKASYKAFEDCTGVKVNYEGDKDFEKNLPQRAQSGNLPDVAFIPQPGLLQTMVDTGKAIPASKTVGDEVDKYFGKDWRKYGSVDGTLYAAPLGANVKSFVWYSPKTFKAKGYTVPTTWDELMTLTAKIAADDPGAKPWCAGFGSGTATGWVGTDWVEDVLLRTAGPDVYDQWVAHKVKFNDPKVADALAKVGAILKDPKYTNGGFGAPSTIATTTFQDGGQPILKNKCYMHRQASFYASNWPEGTKVAEDGDVWAFYLPSVDTSTKPVLGGGEFVATFRDAPEVKAFAAFLASPDWANAKAKATTNGGWVSANKGLDVANLVSPIDQQSAKILQDPAAVFRFDGSDQMPSAVGAGTFWSEMTNWVKGQDDKTTLDNIEKSWPAN; translated from the coding sequence ATGGCCCTCAACCACAAGCGCAAGGTGATGGCAGCAGCGGGTATCGCTGCGCTGTCCCTGACGACCGCGGCGTGCGGCTCCAGCTCCAACAACGACCCGGGCGCCCAGGCGTCCGCCGACACCACGGACTACAGCAAGTGGTGTGACATGAAGTCGGAGCTCAACGGCAAGACCGTGAGCATCTACACCTCGATCGTGACCCCGGAGGACGCGTCGCACAAGGCCTCCTACAAGGCCTTCGAGGACTGCACCGGCGTGAAGGTCAACTACGAAGGCGACAAGGACTTCGAGAAGAACCTCCCGCAGCGTGCCCAGAGCGGCAACCTCCCCGACGTCGCGTTCATCCCGCAGCCGGGTCTTCTCCAGACCATGGTCGACACCGGCAAGGCCATCCCCGCCAGCAAGACGGTGGGCGACGAGGTCGACAAGTACTTCGGCAAGGACTGGCGCAAGTACGGCTCCGTCGACGGCACGCTCTACGCGGCCCCGCTCGGCGCGAACGTCAAGTCGTTCGTCTGGTACTCCCCCAAGACCTTCAAGGCCAAGGGTTACACCGTCCCGACCACGTGGGACGAGCTGATGACCCTCACCGCGAAGATCGCGGCCGACGACCCGGGCGCCAAGCCCTGGTGCGCCGGCTTCGGCTCCGGTACCGCCACCGGCTGGGTCGGCACCGACTGGGTCGAGGACGTGCTGCTGCGCACGGCCGGCCCCGACGTCTACGACCAGTGGGTCGCCCACAAGGTCAAGTTCAACGACCCCAAGGTCGCCGACGCCCTCGCGAAGGTCGGTGCCATCCTGAAGGACCCGAAGTACACCAACGGCGGCTTCGGCGCTCCCTCGACCATCGCCACGACGACGTTCCAGGACGGCGGCCAGCCGATTTTGAAGAACAAGTGCTACATGCACCGCCAGGCCTCGTTCTACGCCTCGAACTGGCCCGAGGGCACCAAGGTCGCCGAGGACGGCGACGTCTGGGCCTTCTACCTCCCGAGCGTCGACACCAGCACCAAGCCGGTGCTCGGCGGTGGCGAGTTCGTGGCCACCTTCCGTGACGCCCCCGAGGTCAAGGCCTTCGCGGCGTTCCTCGCGTCGCCCGACTGGGCCAACGCGAAGGCCAAGGCCACGACCAACGGCGGCTGGGTCAGCGCCAACAAGGGCCTGGACGTCGCCAACCTGGTCTCGCCGATCGACCAGCAGAGCGCCAAGATCCTCCAGGACCCCGCTGCGGTCTTCCGCTTCGACGGGTCCGACCAGATGCCGAGCGCCGTGGGCGCGGGCACCTTCTGGTCGGAGATGACCAACTGGGTCAAGGGTCAGGACGACAAGACCACGCTGGACAACATCGAGAAGTCCTGGCCGGCCAACTGA
- a CDS encoding GNAT family N-acetyltransferase, which translates to MVEGTLPPGYPVQWEADVVLRDGTVAGLRPIRPDDTDGIHRFHAAQSAESIYLRFFAPLRRLSDADVHRFTHVDYVDRVALVVTMREEIIGIGRFDRLDGRSAEVAFNISDHYQGKGIGSVLLEHLAAIARDLGITRFIAEVLPQNRKMLAVFSDAGYEVTRRVEDGVVEVGFDIEPTDRSRAVEMSREHRAEAQSLRVVLNPRTIAVIGASRDHHTFGGQLLDRVIASGFTGRLVPVNPRSRTLRRLPAYASVVDVPGEVDLAIVAVPAAAVLGVVDECAEKGVKALLVVSSGFAESGPEGEVRQAELVRRARGAGMRVIGPNSFGIINNDPDVRLNASLAPTLPPPGRLGLFSQSGALGIAVLASAARRNLGISTFGSAGNRADVSGNDFMQYWIDDDSTDAVGLYLESMGNPRKFSRIARKLALIKPVIVVKSGVSRFGVPPGHTVRETQARPEVFAAMLKQAGVIRVENVHQLFDVAQIVVHQPLPRGSRVAVVVNSDALGALTADACTSWGLTVTHGPVTLPSEATAEDFRTALDAAFADDRVDSVLTGFIPPLATGDADVAAAVRGAADGADKPCVATFLGLRGVDDGHASVKGTGGSTRAIPVYTMPEDAVRALAAATRYGEWRHRDQGTPVAPVGINRRIAEDVVGTVLSVTPEGRRLTHDECTALLAAYGVQVWGQHEVASADEAVEAAERLGWPVVLKSVSPMVRHQGGSSGVRVDLGDPSSVRSAWASLSEHLAPLQADRFVVQRMASPGVPCVVTSDEDPLFGPVIGFSVAGLPTELLDDVAHRIPPLTDVTVSELISSIKAAPVLHGYRGQTPVHRAALADLIARVSVLADDMPEIASLVLNPVNAHPGGVEVLGAEITLAPAPRRIDPGRRSLT; encoded by the coding sequence ATGGTGGAGGGCACGCTCCCCCCGGGTTACCCGGTGCAGTGGGAGGCCGACGTCGTCCTGCGCGACGGGACGGTCGCCGGCCTGCGCCCGATCCGCCCCGACGACACCGACGGCATCCACCGCTTCCACGCCGCGCAGTCGGCCGAGTCCATCTACCTGCGTTTCTTCGCCCCGCTGCGCCGGCTCAGCGACGCCGACGTGCACCGCTTCACCCACGTCGACTACGTCGACCGGGTCGCGCTGGTGGTCACGATGCGTGAGGAGATCATCGGCATCGGCCGCTTCGACCGGCTCGACGGCCGCAGCGCCGAGGTCGCCTTCAACATCAGCGACCACTACCAGGGCAAGGGCATCGGCTCGGTCCTGCTCGAGCACCTGGCCGCCATCGCCCGCGACCTCGGCATCACCCGCTTCATCGCCGAGGTCCTGCCGCAGAACCGCAAGATGCTGGCGGTCTTCTCCGACGCCGGCTACGAGGTCACCCGCCGCGTCGAGGACGGCGTCGTCGAGGTCGGCTTCGACATCGAGCCCACCGACCGCTCCCGCGCCGTCGAGATGAGCCGCGAGCACCGCGCCGAGGCCCAGAGCCTGCGGGTGGTGCTGAACCCGCGCACCATCGCCGTCATCGGGGCCAGCCGCGACCACCACACCTTCGGCGGCCAGCTCCTCGACCGGGTGATCGCCTCGGGCTTCACCGGCCGCCTGGTGCCGGTCAACCCCAGGAGCCGCACCCTGCGCCGGCTGCCCGCCTACGCCTCGGTGGTCGACGTGCCGGGCGAGGTCGACCTCGCGATCGTGGCGGTACCGGCCGCGGCCGTCCTCGGCGTCGTCGACGAGTGCGCCGAGAAGGGTGTCAAGGCGCTGCTCGTGGTGTCGTCGGGGTTCGCCGAGTCCGGGCCGGAGGGCGAGGTGCGCCAGGCCGAGCTGGTCCGGCGGGCCCGCGGGGCCGGGATGCGGGTCATCGGGCCCAACTCTTTCGGGATCATCAACAACGACCCCGATGTGCGCCTCAACGCCTCGCTGGCGCCCACCCTGCCCCCGCCCGGGCGGCTCGGCCTCTTCTCGCAGTCGGGCGCCCTGGGCATCGCGGTGCTGGCCTCGGCCGCGCGGCGCAACCTCGGCATCTCGACCTTCGGCTCGGCCGGCAACCGGGCCGACGTCTCGGGCAACGACTTCATGCAGTACTGGATCGACGACGACTCCACCGACGCCGTCGGGCTCTACCTGGAGTCGATGGGCAACCCACGCAAGTTCTCGCGGATCGCCCGCAAGCTGGCGCTCATCAAGCCGGTCATCGTCGTGAAGTCCGGGGTGTCGCGCTTCGGGGTCCCGCCGGGGCACACCGTGCGCGAGACCCAGGCCCGGCCCGAGGTGTTCGCGGCGATGCTCAAGCAGGCCGGCGTCATCCGGGTCGAGAACGTCCACCAGCTCTTCGACGTCGCCCAGATCGTCGTGCACCAGCCCCTGCCGCGGGGCTCGCGGGTGGCGGTGGTCGTCAACTCCGACGCGCTGGGCGCCCTGACCGCCGACGCCTGCACCAGCTGGGGGCTCACCGTCACCCACGGCCCGGTCACGCTGCCCAGCGAGGCGACGGCCGAGGACTTCCGCACCGCCCTGGACGCCGCGTTCGCCGACGACCGCGTCGACTCGGTGCTCACCGGCTTCATCCCGCCGCTGGCCACCGGCGACGCCGATGTGGCCGCTGCCGTGCGGGGCGCCGCCGACGGCGCCGACAAGCCCTGCGTGGCGACCTTCCTGGGGCTGCGGGGGGTCGACGACGGGCACGCCTCGGTCAAGGGCACCGGTGGCTCGACCCGCGCCATCCCCGTCTACACGATGCCGGAGGACGCGGTGCGGGCCCTGGCCGCGGCCACCCGCTACGGCGAGTGGCGCCACCGCGACCAGGGCACCCCGGTGGCGCCGGTCGGCATCAACCGCCGCATCGCCGAGGACGTCGTGGGCACCGTGCTGTCGGTGACGCCCGAGGGCCGGCGGCTCACCCACGACGAGTGCACCGCGCTGCTGGCCGCGTACGGGGTGCAGGTGTGGGGGCAGCACGAGGTCGCGTCCGCCGACGAGGCCGTCGAGGCGGCGGAGCGGCTCGGGTGGCCGGTGGTCCTGAAGTCCGTCTCGCCGATGGTGCGCCACCAGGGCGGCAGCAGCGGGGTGCGGGTCGACCTCGGCGACCCGTCGTCGGTGCGCTCCGCCTGGGCCTCCCTCAGCGAGCACCTCGCGCCGCTGCAGGCCGACCGCTTCGTGGTGCAGCGGATGGCGAGCCCCGGCGTGCCGTGCGTCGTCACCTCCGACGAGGACCCGCTGTTCGGGCCGGTCATCGGCTTCTCGGTGGCGGGCCTGCCCACCGAGCTGCTCGACGACGTCGCGCACCGCATCCCACCGCTCACCGACGTCACCGTCTCCGAGCTCATCTCGTCGATCAAGGCGGCCCCCGTGCTGCACGGCTACCGCGGCCAGACCCCCGTGCACCGGGCCGCGCTCGCCGACCTCATCGCCCGGGTGTCGGTGCTCGCCGACGACATGCCCGAGATCGCCTCGCTGGTGCTGAACCCGGTCAACGCCCACCCCGGTGGGGTCGAGGTCCTCGGCGCCGAGATCACCCTGGCCCCCGCCCCCCGCCGCATCGACCCCGGGCGCCGGTCGCTCACGTGA
- a CDS encoding alkaline phosphatase family protein, whose protein sequence is MEGPAAPDYASGSLADVLPSVCASLGVPSVAGAAAWAGPLALPAARRGVVVLVDGLGARQLGRRLGHAPWLRAQVTGTRTLVSGFPSTTATSMGSFGTGSHPGTHGMLGYEVLDPARDQVFNELSWEDGPVPERWQPRTTWFERAAAAGLGVVRIGPGFFDGSGLTQAALRGGRFAAAESLPARVDAALAAVRATPRGLVYLYWGEVDKLGHVHGPESLEWTAELEAVDRELACLAAGLPDDASLTVTADHGMLACPHETRLDVADEPSLRVGVRHLGGEPRTTHVYCEEGAVADVAAAWSAVLGDRAWVGRRDEAVAAGLFGVVAPEHRARIGDLVVVSGGDFTVVDSGRMRPQLLALRGMHGALSGEELEVPVVHVPARVA, encoded by the coding sequence GTGGAGGGGCCCGCCGCGCCCGACTACGCCTCGGGCAGCCTGGCCGACGTGCTGCCCAGCGTCTGCGCGAGCCTGGGGGTGCCGTCGGTCGCGGGCGCTGCGGCCTGGGCGGGGCCGCTGGCGCTGCCGGCCGCCCGCCGCGGCGTGGTCGTGCTGGTCGACGGTCTGGGGGCCCGCCAGCTCGGCCGCCGGCTGGGGCACGCCCCGTGGCTGCGCGCGCAGGTCACCGGCACCCGCACCCTCGTGTCGGGCTTCCCGTCGACCACCGCGACCTCGATGGGGTCCTTCGGCACCGGCTCGCACCCCGGCACCCACGGCATGCTGGGCTACGAGGTGCTCGACCCGGCCCGCGACCAGGTCTTCAACGAGCTGTCCTGGGAGGACGGCCCCGTGCCCGAGCGCTGGCAGCCCCGCACCACGTGGTTCGAGCGCGCCGCCGCGGCCGGGCTCGGCGTGGTGCGGATCGGCCCCGGCTTCTTCGACGGCTCGGGGCTGACCCAGGCGGCGCTGCGGGGCGGGCGGTTCGCGGCGGCCGAGTCGCTGCCGGCCCGGGTCGACGCCGCGCTGGCGGCGGTGCGGGCGACGCCACGCGGGCTCGTCTACCTGTACTGGGGCGAGGTCGACAAGCTCGGCCACGTGCACGGCCCCGAGTCGCTCGAGTGGACCGCCGAGCTCGAGGCCGTCGACCGCGAGCTCGCGTGCCTCGCCGCGGGGCTGCCCGACGACGCCTCGCTCACGGTCACCGCCGACCACGGGATGCTGGCGTGCCCCCACGAGACCCGCCTCGACGTCGCCGACGAGCCCTCACTGCGGGTGGGCGTGCGCCACCTCGGCGGGGAGCCGCGCACCACCCACGTCTACTGCGAGGAGGGGGCCGTCGCCGACGTGGCCGCTGCCTGGTCAGCGGTGCTCGGCGACCGGGCCTGGGTCGGTCGCCGCGACGAGGCGGTGGCCGCGGGCCTGTTCGGCGTCGTCGCGCCCGAGCACCGCGCCCGCATCGGCGACCTCGTCGTGGTGTCCGGAGGCGACTTCACCGTCGTCGACTCCGGCCGGATGCGTCCGCAGCTCCTCGCCCTGCGCGGGATGCACGGCGCGCTCTCCGGCGAGGAGCTCGAGGTGCCGGTCGTCCACGTGCCCGCGCGCGTCGCCTAG
- a CDS encoding DNA gyrase/topoisomerase IV subunit A — protein sequence MATRSTTPPPEDFTERIVDIDVEEEMRSAFLEYSYSVIYSRALPDARDGLKPVQRRILFGMSELGLRPERPHVKCSRVVGEVMGKYHPHGDQAIYDALVRLAQPFTMRLPLVDGHGNFGSLDDGPAASRYTEARMAPAALLMVTALDEDTVDFVPNYDDSLTQPGVLPAAFPNLLVNGTSGIAVGMATNMAPHNLVEVIGAARHLIDHPDCSLDDLMKFVPGPDLPGGGRIVGLDGIRDAYLTGRGSFRTRATARVEKVTARRMGITVTELPYLIGPEKVIERVKTLVQNKKLQGISDVKDLTDRKNGLRLVFEIKNGFNPDAVLEQLYKLTPMEDSFGINNVALVDGQPRTLGLKELLRVYVDFRVDVVRRRTAFRLAKRQARLHLVEGLLIAILDIDEVIQLIRASDDAAAAKERLMSVFDLSDAQAEYILELQLRRLTRFSRIELEAERDELRRQIAELEAILADEKLLRRTVSTELADVAKAHGTPRRTVLLESAGTPLTATTPLEVADDPCWVLLSSTGLLARTSDADPVPADGPRAKHDAIIGAVRTTARGEFGLVTSFGRMVRLSALELPTLPPLGGAPSLSGGAPLAVFVDLPRGEEPLTIVPLDPDGPGVALGTAQGVVKRVTPDYPGRSDWEAVSLKDGDRVVGAVALRDGTEDLVFVTSDAQLLRFPASAVRPQGRSAGGMAGVRLAPGATVAFFGAVDPAAENVVVTSAGSSDALPGTQPGSLKVTPYSEYPAKGRATGGVRAHRFLRGEDALVLAWVGALPARASGAGGVALELPQATGRRDGSGVAHGAVIAGIGAPVR from the coding sequence ATGGCCACGCGCAGCACCACCCCTCCGCCCGAGGACTTCACCGAGCGGATCGTCGACATCGACGTCGAGGAGGAGATGCGCAGCGCGTTCCTCGAGTATTCCTACAGCGTCATCTACAGCCGCGCGCTGCCCGACGCCCGCGACGGCCTGAAGCCGGTGCAGCGGCGCATCCTCTTCGGCATGTCCGAGCTGGGCCTGCGCCCCGAGCGCCCGCACGTCAAGTGCAGCCGCGTCGTCGGCGAGGTCATGGGCAAGTACCACCCCCACGGTGACCAGGCCATCTACGACGCCCTCGTGCGCCTCGCGCAGCCGTTCACGATGCGCCTGCCGCTGGTCGACGGCCACGGCAACTTCGGCTCCCTCGACGACGGCCCGGCCGCCTCGCGCTACACCGAGGCCCGGATGGCCCCGGCCGCGCTGCTCATGGTCACCGCGCTCGACGAGGACACCGTCGACTTCGTCCCGAACTACGACGACTCCCTCACCCAGCCCGGCGTGCTGCCGGCGGCGTTCCCCAACCTCCTGGTCAACGGCACCAGCGGCATCGCGGTCGGGATGGCCACCAACATGGCCCCGCACAACCTGGTCGAGGTCATCGGGGCCGCGCGCCACCTCATCGACCACCCCGACTGCTCGCTCGACGACCTGATGAAGTTCGTCCCCGGCCCCGACCTGCCCGGCGGCGGCCGCATCGTCGGGCTCGACGGCATCCGCGACGCCTACCTCACCGGCCGCGGCAGCTTCCGCACCCGCGCCACCGCGCGCGTCGAGAAGGTCACCGCCCGCCGGATGGGCATCACGGTCACCGAGCTGCCCTACCTGATCGGCCCCGAGAAGGTCATCGAGCGGGTCAAGACGCTGGTGCAGAACAAGAAGCTCCAGGGCATCAGCGACGTCAAGGACCTCACCGACCGCAAGAACGGCCTGCGTCTGGTCTTCGAGATCAAGAACGGCTTCAACCCCGACGCCGTGCTCGAGCAGCTCTACAAGCTGACGCCGATGGAGGACTCCTTCGGCATCAACAACGTCGCCCTCGTCGACGGCCAGCCCCGCACCCTGGGCCTGAAGGAGCTGCTGCGGGTCTACGTCGACTTCCGCGTCGACGTCGTCCGCCGGCGGACCGCGTTCCGGCTGGCCAAGCGGCAAGCGCGCCTGCACCTGGTCGAGGGGCTGCTCATCGCGATCCTCGACATCGACGAGGTCATCCAGCTCATCCGGGCCAGCGACGACGCCGCCGCCGCCAAGGAGCGGCTGATGTCGGTGTTCGACCTCTCCGACGCGCAGGCCGAGTACATCCTCGAGCTCCAGCTGCGCCGGCTCACGCGCTTCTCGCGCATCGAGCTCGAGGCCGAGCGCGACGAGCTGCGCCGCCAGATCGCCGAGCTCGAGGCGATCCTGGCCGACGAGAAGCTGCTGCGCCGCACCGTCTCCACCGAGCTCGCCGACGTCGCCAAGGCCCACGGCACGCCGCGGCGCACCGTGCTGCTGGAGTCGGCGGGCACGCCCCTCACCGCGACCACCCCGCTCGAGGTCGCCGACGACCCGTGCTGGGTGTTGCTGTCCTCGACCGGGCTGCTGGCCCGCACCTCCGACGCCGACCCGGTGCCGGCCGACGGCCCACGCGCCAAGCACGACGCCATCATCGGGGCCGTGCGCACCACCGCCCGCGGCGAGTTCGGGCTGGTCACCTCGTTCGGGCGGATGGTGCGGCTGTCGGCCCTGGAGCTGCCCACCCTCCCGCCGCTCGGGGGCGCACCCAGCCTCTCCGGTGGCGCCCCGCTGGCGGTCTTCGTCGACCTGCCCCGCGGCGAGGAGCCGCTGACCATCGTGCCGCTCGACCCCGACGGCCCCGGGGTCGCTCTCGGGACGGCGCAGGGCGTCGTCAAGCGGGTCACCCCCGACTACCCCGGACGCTCCGACTGGGAGGCCGTCTCGCTCAAGGACGGCGACCGGGTCGTGGGCGCCGTGGCGCTGCGCGACGGTACCGAGGACCTGGTCTTCGTCACCAGCGACGCCCAGCTGCTGCGCTTCCCGGCCTCGGCCGTGCGCCCCCAGGGTCGCTCCGCGGGTGGGATGGCGGGGGTGCGGCTCGCGCCCGGTGCCACGGTCGCGTTCTTCGGGGCCGTCGACCCCGCCGCCGAGAACGTCGTCGTCACCTCGGCGGGCTCGTCCGACGCACTGCCCGGCACCCAGCCCGGGTCCCTCAAGGTGACCCCGTACAGCGAGTACCCCGCCAAGGGCCGCGCCACCGGCGGCGTTCGCGCGCACCGGTTCCTGCGCGGCGAGGACGCTCTCGTGCTGGCGTGGGTCGGCGCGCTGCCCGCGCGGGCCTCGGGCGCCGGCGGGGTGGCCCTCGAGCTGCCCCAGGCCACCGGCCGCCGCGACGGCTCGGGCGTCGCCCACGGGGCCGTGATCGCCGGCATCGGCGCGCCCGTCCGCTGA
- a CDS encoding thymidine kinase — MADLVFFSGTMDCGKSTLALQIDHNQRARDREGLIFTKFDRAGQSVLSSRLGLETEAVEVDDALDFWDVVVDCLTAGARVDYVICDEAQFYTPRQVEQLARLVDELGIDVTAFGITADFRTELFPGSRRLVELADRVEVLQVEALCWCGRRATHNARIVDGVMVVEGEQVVVGDTATATEGVVEYEVLCRRHHMRRMNSHAARAASPSPDTLPFDLDACPVPPRR; from the coding sequence GTGGCGGACCTGGTCTTCTTCTCCGGAACGATGGACTGCGGCAAGTCGACCCTCGCGCTGCAGATCGACCACAACCAGCGGGCCCGTGACCGCGAGGGGCTGATCTTCACCAAGTTCGACCGGGCCGGGCAGTCGGTGCTCTCCTCGCGCCTCGGGCTCGAGACCGAGGCGGTCGAGGTCGACGACGCGCTGGACTTCTGGGACGTCGTCGTCGACTGCCTCACGGCCGGGGCCCGCGTCGACTACGTCATCTGCGACGAGGCGCAGTTCTACACGCCCCGTCAGGTCGAGCAGCTGGCCCGCCTCGTCGACGAGCTCGGCATCGACGTCACCGCCTTCGGCATCACGGCCGACTTCCGCACCGAGCTGTTCCCGGGGTCGCGCCGGCTGGTCGAGCTGGCCGACCGGGTCGAGGTGCTCCAGGTCGAGGCGCTGTGCTGGTGCGGGCGGCGCGCCACGCACAACGCGCGCATCGTCGACGGCGTCATGGTGGTCGAGGGGGAGCAGGTCGTGGTGGGGGACACCGCCACCGCCACCGAGGGGGTCGTCGAGTACGAGGTGCTGTGCCGGCGCCACCACATGCGGCGGATGAACAGCCACGCCGCCCGCGCCGCGTCACCGTCGCCCGACACGCTGCCGTTCGACCTCGACGCCTGCCCG
- a CDS encoding DUF5998 family protein, with the protein MGGMSRAHHAPVLPQDLLASIDRAGYYPALVADVVSAALAGEQLDNHLVHLETTFDRDVVRRHITVLVLTPTRLVIAHADDHADEPPAPQEVATATTEAIPLSAVKGVMLTHVVENPEAYVPGSLGREITLTLGWGTVARVDLVPASCADPDCDADHGYEGTITGDDIALRISAAADGDDKLAGALSFARDLSAAIGQG; encoded by the coding sequence ATGGGCGGCATGAGCCGTGCGCACCACGCCCCCGTCCTGCCCCAGGACCTCCTCGCGTCCATCGACCGGGCCGGTTACTACCCGGCCCTGGTGGCCGACGTGGTGTCGGCGGCGCTGGCCGGCGAGCAGCTCGACAACCACCTGGTGCACCTCGAGACCACGTTCGACCGCGACGTCGTGCGCCGCCACATCACCGTGCTGGTCCTCACCCCCACCCGCCTGGTCATCGCCCACGCCGACGACCACGCCGACGAGCCGCCCGCCCCGCAGGAGGTCGCCACCGCGACCACCGAGGCCATCCCGCTCTCGGCGGTCAAGGGCGTCATGCTCACCCACGTCGTCGAGAACCCCGAGGCCTACGTGCCGGGCAGCCTGGGCCGCGAGATCACCCTGACCCTCGGGTGGGGAACCGTCGCCCGGGTCGACCTGGTGCCGGCCTCGTGCGCCGACCCGGACTGCGACGCCGACCACGGGTACGAGGGCACCATCACCGGCGACGACATCGCGCTGCGCATCTCGGCCGCGGCCGACGGTGACGACAAGCTGGCGGGCGCCCTGTCGTTCGCCCGCGACCTGTCCGCCGCGATCGGCCAGGGCTGA